In the Acidovorax sp. A79 genome, one interval contains:
- a CDS encoding tannase/feruloyl esterase family alpha/beta hydrolase: protein MRAHPIALSALTTALLMGCGGSSDAALPQLSAATPAPLQSCATLATSLALPGTRITSAEQVPEGPLALQGVTTQAPAHCLVKGKMKERTGPVDGASYAIGFEMRLPVAWNGRFLHQANGGLDGSVVTALGSVSGAAPVAPGLVQGFAVLSSDAGHGAPTPFFGVDPQARLDYGYQAVGTLTPMAKNLIKIAYGKAPDRSYLAGCSNGGRHAMVGASRYADQYDGILAGNPGFHLPKAATTQLWKAQQYAKVSTKDATTGLPDLNTAVSPAEFKLIGSKIVAKCDALDGVADGQVNDVAACQAAFNLQTDVPTCTGARDGSCITSEQKSVLASIFAGPRNSKGEALYTGTWFDPGIAGANFASWHFGSPATRDAGAVAFIFTSPPSTVAAFTAIPGMQYALNFSMETDYPKMFATTAQYAESPWSYMTPPNEADLSALKNRGAKMIVFHGVADGVFSPMDTAHWMDRLQANHSGKADAFARLFLVPGMNHCSGGPATDQFDMLAPLVAWVEQGKAPDSVTAKARGTGANVVNAELPASWSANRTRPLCVYPKVARYNGTGDVESAGSFSCR, encoded by the coding sequence ATGCGCGCCCATCCCATCGCTTTGTCGGCCCTGACGACGGCCCTGCTCATGGGCTGCGGCGGCTCGTCCGATGCCGCCCTGCCCCAGCTCTCCGCCGCCACACCGGCCCCCCTGCAGTCGTGCGCCACGCTCGCCACCAGTCTGGCCCTGCCCGGCACGCGCATCACCTCCGCCGAGCAGGTGCCCGAGGGGCCCCTGGCCCTGCAGGGCGTGACCACCCAGGCGCCCGCGCACTGCCTCGTCAAGGGCAAGATGAAGGAGCGCACCGGCCCCGTGGATGGCGCCAGCTACGCCATCGGTTTCGAGATGCGCCTGCCCGTGGCGTGGAACGGCCGCTTTCTGCACCAGGCCAACGGCGGACTGGACGGCAGCGTGGTCACCGCGCTGGGCTCGGTGAGCGGCGCCGCGCCGGTGGCCCCCGGCCTGGTGCAGGGCTTTGCGGTGCTCAGCTCCGACGCAGGCCATGGCGCGCCCACCCCCTTCTTCGGCGTGGACCCGCAGGCCCGGCTGGACTACGGCTACCAGGCCGTGGGCACCCTCACCCCCATGGCCAAGAACCTCATCAAGATTGCCTACGGCAAGGCGCCCGACCGCTCGTACCTGGCCGGCTGCTCCAACGGCGGCCGCCACGCCATGGTGGGCGCATCGCGCTATGCCGACCAGTACGACGGCATCCTGGCGGGCAACCCCGGCTTTCACCTTCCCAAGGCCGCCACCACCCAGCTGTGGAAGGCCCAGCAGTACGCCAAGGTATCCACCAAGGACGCCACCACCGGCCTGCCCGACCTGAACACGGCCGTGAGCCCCGCCGAGTTCAAGCTCATCGGCAGCAAGATCGTCGCCAAGTGCGACGCGCTGGACGGCGTGGCTGACGGCCAGGTCAACGACGTGGCAGCCTGCCAGGCCGCCTTCAACCTGCAGACCGACGTGCCCACCTGCACCGGCGCGCGCGACGGTTCGTGCATCACCAGCGAACAAAAGAGCGTGCTGGCCAGCATCTTTGCGGGCCCCAGGAACAGCAAGGGCGAGGCGCTGTACACGGGCACCTGGTTCGACCCCGGCATCGCGGGCGCCAACTTCGCGTCCTGGCACTTCGGCTCGCCCGCCACGCGCGACGCTGGTGCGGTGGCCTTCATCTTCACCTCGCCCCCGTCCACCGTGGCCGCGTTCACCGCCATCCCCGGCATGCAGTACGCGCTGAACTTCAGCATGGAGACGGACTACCCCAAGATGTTCGCCACCACCGCGCAATACGCCGAGTCCCCCTGGTCGTACATGACCCCGCCCAACGAAGCCGACCTGAGCGCCCTGAAGAACCGGGGCGCCAAGATGATCGTCTTCCACGGCGTGGCCGACGGCGTGTTCTCGCCCATGGACACCGCCCACTGGATGGACCGCCTGCAGGCCAACCACAGCGGCAAGGCCGACGCCTTTGCCCGCCTGTTCCTGGTGCCCGGCATGAACCACTGCTCCGGCGGCCCCGCCACCGACCAGTTCGACATGCTGGCCCCGCTGGTGGCCTGGGTGGAACAAGGCAAGGCACCCGACAGCGTGACGGCCAAGGCACGCGGCACGGGAGCCAATGTGGTGAATGCCGAGCTGCCTGCTAGTTGGTCCGCCAACCGCACGCGGCCGCTGTGTGTGTACCCCAAGGTGGCGCGCTACAACGGGACGGGGGATGTGGAGAGTGCGGGCAGTTTTAGCTGCAGGTGA